Proteins encoded together in one Triticum dicoccoides isolate Atlit2015 ecotype Zavitan chromosome 7B, WEW_v2.0, whole genome shotgun sequence window:
- the LOC119341042 gene encoding cytochrome P450 89A2-like, whose product MDGHTILLCITLSIPLIIFMFKGHGRKNLPPGPPGLVFLAKMLMHGGPLYHFGSVLRSLHARHGPIISVCLGRTFVFVADRRLAHSALIKGGGNFDSRPPPNDMFQLFLGGSMAASPLGAYFRLVRRNLHLEALHPSRVRLFAPARQRICEAFVGSLRRERDASSENIVTVRPFLARYLFNLLTCMCFGVTPGQEALDEMQQLQLQISDAVSRFPIFEGIFVYQITKRLLRKRWVALRKRQIELMLPLIRAPRGGSEGDGGPRCYADSLLELRVPEEGDRPLRDEEMVSLCTEFMIASMDTSLALLEWIMADLVKHPDVQAKLYEEVRGKPELTEDELRGSGMPYLKAIVMEGLRLHPVAHLVFPHGVQSDTEMGGYMVPKGADINFLVGDFGLDETVWTAARKYQPERFLHDHDVDITGTKEIKMAPFGAGRRMCPGYVLAILHAEYFVGSLVREFQWLPPAQGEQDTIDMTEELAVAINMKHPLRARIIPRA is encoded by the coding sequence ATGGACGGGCACACCATCCTCTTGTGTATCACCCTCTCCATTCCTCTCATCATCTTTATGTTCAAAGGTCATGGGCGCAAGAATCTCCCGCCTGGTCCGCCGGGCCTGGTCTTCTTAGCCAAGATGTTGATGCATGGGGGGCCGCTCTATCATTTTGGCTCAGTACTTCGCAGCTTGCATGCCCGCCATGGCCCCATCATCTCCGTCTGCCTCGGGCGAACCTTCGTTTTCGTGGCCGACCGCCGCCTCGCGCATAGCGCCCTCATTAAGGGCGGCGGTAACTTCGACAGCCGCCCACCGCCGaacgatatgtttcagctatttttagGGGGTTCTATGGCCGCCTCTCCCCTTGGGGCCTACTTTCGTCTGGTCCGCCGCAACTTGCACCTGGAGGCACTCCACCCATCCCGCGTCAGGCTTTTTGCGCCGGCCAGGCAGCGCATCTGCGAAGCGTTCGTTGGCTCGCTGCGCCGCGAACGCGATGCATCATCCGAGAACATTGTTACGGTGAGGCCATTCTTGGCGCGCTATTTGTTCAATCTGCTCACGTGCATGTGCTTCGGCGTGACGCCTGGCCAGGAAGCGCTGGACGAGATGCAGCAGCTCCAGCTCCAGATTTCGGACGCCGTCAGCAGGTTCCCCATCTTCGAGGGCATCTTCGTCTATCAAATCACCAAGAGGCTACTGCGAAAGCGGTGGGTGGCGCTCCGGAAGAGGCAAATTGAGCTGATGCTACCGCTGATCCGCGCGCCCCGCGGCGGCTCCGAGGGTGACGGTGGCCCCCGATGCTACGCCGACTCCCTCCTGGAGCTGCGCGTGCCAGAAGAAGGGGACCGCCCGCTCAGGGATGAGGAGATGGTAAGCCTCTGCACCGAGTTCATGATTGCCTCAATGGACACTTCCCTGGCCTTGTTGGAGTGGATCATGGCGGACCTGGTAAAGCACCCCGACGTCCAAGCCAAGCTGTATGAGGAGGTGAGGGGCAAGCCTGAGCTCACTGAAGACGAGCTGCGCGGGAGCGGGATGCCATACCTCAAAGCCATCGTGATGGAGGGGCTGCGGCTGCACCCTGTGGCCCACTTAGTCTTCCCACATGGCGTGCAGAGCGACACAGAGATGGGTGGATACATGGTGCCCAAGGGCGCCGACATCAACTTCTTGGTGGGCGACTTTGGGCTCGATGAGACCGTGTGGACCGCGGCGAGGAAGTACCAGCCTGAGCGGTTCTTGCACGACCACGACGTGGACATCACCGGGACAAAGGAGATCAAGATGGCTCCTTTTGGTGCCGGCCGAAGGATGTGCCCGGGCTACGTGCTCGCCATACTGCACGCGGAGTACTTCGTGGGCAGCCTCGTGAGGGAGTTCCAGTGGCTGCCGCCAGCACAAGGTGAACAAGACACTATCGACATGACGGAGGAGCTAGCTGTGGCCATCAACATGAAGCACCCGCTCCGTGCTCGCATCATCCCAAGGGCTTAA